In Lineus longissimus chromosome 9, tnLinLong1.2, whole genome shotgun sequence, one genomic interval encodes:
- the LOC135493159 gene encoding nuclear pore complex protein Nup98-Nup96-like isoform X2 produces MFGQQNKTLFGGTSFGGSTSTFGAATPFGQSASTFGTPAASAFGTPAASTSIFGGTTTGAAGTGSIFGGGTSTFGQQPASSSTGFSFGSTATQPSLFGQTTTASQSTGLFGTPASSAFGAKTPGFGTTGTASTFGAQPASTGLFGASTSTGGTSLFGTQTTSAATTGTSLFGGFSGATAQAGTVVKFNPTNGTDTMLKNGVSHNISTRHQCITAMKEYEAKSLEELRVEDYLANRKTAQPGATQTSGLFGATTSQPSTGFSAFGQTAAAKTTPFGTSSFGGTTGTSLFGATQPAASGGMFTQTKPAFGTATTSAPSFSFGGTASTGSSLFGQSTQQKSLFGTATTQAGSLFGAAAAATSTGSTGFGFGAATPQTSGIFGAKPTGFGAATTTAATGFQFGQQAAGTSMFGKPAASSSGFSFGGTGSTFGQATTGTSLFGAKPTGLGTTTGFGTTGFGAGLGTTGLGTGSSLLGQQAKPSFGFGTTGSTLGGTTGFTGFGGAGTGLGAGTTATLGQTAAGAGAGQHQLQQQLVNLVQSPYGDSPLFRNLKHDINKEEILKPTNPAAQKAALSAATQFKISSRPVAKIKPKSLQSVNGKAQLFDGLDDEESTYGADTFIPRKSIKKLVIKNHSPNRDMTLPLATNGLDDFPTGPPEGVNDFFKPTSDRVGSFDNGSDDGPPDTVIRGQKNMQSVHEPSPARNQLDDTIELLNTRNKALRMMNSLQTSSADVTDASIIDADDDDEDESRSSTPPPHPAGIVLRRPGYYTIPSMDELAVTTDQNGDCIVEDFTVGREGYGSVFYAGITNVAGLNLDEIIHFRRKEVTVYPEDDRKPSVGEGLNKKAEVTLDCVWPTDKTTHSPIKDLTRLQTMNYQSKIEHSTHKLGAKFIDYRPDTGSWVFEVKHFSKYGLIDDSDDEGDNAQIEKDPKKLKQILDETQKQLAVQRQQIQVQEEQKRLQDQQQQATLNGVLKNGQQQVPMQQDDEDDDMDMADITRERMPEVEDSEEDKEVETVPSSHRLAHSFGVSAQSMQVMKASFFGDEDIDEEIAFKPQHEVQKDIRGPRPVSPIFKHLQIDRSSLFGPKTTSHIQSPRPASPKPMSSTKVKVPSMTSGLFSHLRSSSPPRIIATPTPSDHALLPSGMPQVEKIQTIVATNIRQKVIPLKKSLLHNKQHMIMDAASFMSRSFRVGWGPNWTLVHAGQPIGAVEKATPSFPSILPSSKPQDVSRVGETPYKVTLEKINFTPYADNKDLVLRANYVKSLSIHLKHSRLDVDGELPVFAPEEGVEALHEYAKQLEEEKENIGSHPDAACVHHTSLVWDLCVALWGDLPLYTFDDDTDRDSYDYRMARRKAVSQWLSKAASETIEQEVKDANFKGDSHLSAIFSCLSGGQIPEACEIAVKAGDHRLALMISQTTGNHVFRSMLKKQLTNWHETKADQFMDLERLKIYALLASCMVWDTSALTVNVCEDMDWKRALAIHLWYHCVPTSTISDAVHEYDCAFKGKRQTSYCGPPHPPYLEKFKDNVNSVESRADRRTVIRDCCYHILKLYGQRSHRLERILAPTTSTPSHLDHRLSWHLANVLQSLRYVHLSEQHHAMLNSEFIAQLEAEGLWEWAVFVALHDENNERREHAVHTLLSRHITLRQDSRQNTIENFLVEELHVPKHWLHEAKALRAHYEKRHHDEAWHLLKAGHWNKSHVIVIRHIATDCIINEDFTELKRYLVELAAPEHAAIIKDWNVAGGIFYDFIRITEKLDALKKGEPRLHELERLHPEVISLCNRIGSLECRSARDRLCQSEMSKRTANLLQVLLMLQDTNGYQARQNHVPARLLAPHVGRLPMPEDYSLQELRNLTRSYLIEMTM; encoded by the exons ATGTTTGGACAGCAGAATAAGACGCTATTTGGCGGAACGAGTTTTGGTGGCAGCACAA GTACATTTGGGGCAGCGACTCCCTTTGGTCAGAGTGCGAGTACATTCGGCACTCCAGCAGCATCGGCCTTTGGTACTCCAGCTGCCTCAACGAGTATATTTGGAGGCACCACCACAGGAGCTGCTGGTACGGGCAGTATTTTCGGAGGTGGAACCTCAACATTTGGGCAACAGCCTGCGAGTTCAAGTACAGGATTTA GCTTTGGAAGCACCGCCACCCAGCCCTCCCTGTTCGGTCAGACAACCACTGCTAGTCAATCAACTGGACTATTTGGCACCCCAGCTTCTAGTGCCTTTGGGGCAAAGACACCAGGATTTGGAA CAACTGGCACTGCCAGCACATTTGGAGCCCAGCCTGCATCTACAGGTCTATTTGGTGCCAGTACATCGACAGGGGGAACGTCCCTGTTCGGAACTCAGACCACGAGCGCTGCAACTACGGGGACAAGTCTTTTCGGAG GCTTCTCCGGTGCGACTGCCCAGGCAGGCACAGTAGTCAAATTCAACCCAACCAATGGCACGGATACCATGTTAAAAAATGGCGTATCCCATAATATCAGCACGCGGCACCAATGCATCACTGCTATGAAAGAATATGAAGCCAAGTCACTGGAAGAATTACGAGTAGAAGATTATCTAGCAAATCGTAAAACTGCACAGCCGGGTGCAACCCAGACGTCGGGTCTGTTTGGTGCCACTACTTCTCAGCCAAGCACAGGATTCTCGGCGTTTGGACAAACTGCAGCCGCAAAGACAACACCCTTTGGCACTT CATCTTTTGGTGGCACCACTGGGACTAGTTTATTTGGTGCAACGCAACCAGCGGCCAGCGGAGGTATGTTCACCCAAACGAAGCCTGCATTTGGTACTGCAACAACGTCGGCGCCATCTTTCAGCTTTGGGGGCACAGCATCTACTGGTTCGTCCTTGTTTGGTCAGAGCACGCAACAGAAGAGCTTGTTTGGCACTGCGACGACCCAAGCTGGGAGTTTATTTGGTGCAGCAGCCGCAGCAACATCGACTGGGAGTACTGGGTTTGGATTTGGTGCAGCCACACCTCAA ACAAGTGGGATATTTGGTGCAAAGCCTACGGGCTTCGGTGCCGCTACAACTACGGCAGCTACTGGCTTCCAATTTGGCCAACAGGCTGCTGGCACGTCGATGTTTGGTAAACCAGCGGCAAGCAGTTCAGGATTCAGTTTTGGTGGAACTGGAAGTACTTTCG GTCAAGCAACCACTGGGACCAGCCTGTTTGGTGCCAAGCCAACTGGCTTGGGAACAACAACAGGATTTGGCACGACTGGATTTGGAGCCGGTCTAGGGACCACTGGTCTTGGCACAGGATCATCCCTCTTAGGACAACAGGCCAAGCCATCATTCGGGTTTGGTACCACTGGTAGTACCCTTGGTGGGACGACGGGGTTTACTGGTTTTGGTGGAGCGGGAACAGGCTTGGGTGCTGGAACTACAGCAACACTGGGACA AACTGCTGCAGGTGCAGGGGCAGGGCAGCATCAACTTCAGCAACAGTTAGTCAACTTGGTCCAGTCACCCTATGGAGATTCGCCTTTGTTCAGAAACCTCAAACAT GATATCAATAAAGAAGAGATTTTGAAGCCGACCAATCCAGCCGCCCAGAAGGCCGCCCTGTCTGCCGCTACACAATTTAAGATCAGCAGTCGACCCGTTGCGAAGATAAAGCCCAAGTCACTCCAGTCTGTTAATGGCAAG GCCCAGCTATTTGACGGTTTAGATGATGAAGAATCTACGTATGGAGCTGACACCTTCATCCCAAGAAAAAGCATCAAGAAACTTGTGATTAAGAACCACTCGCCAAACAGAGACATGACGCTGCCGCTGGCGACCAATGGCCTTGATGATTTTCCAACCGGCCCACCAGAGGGGGTTAATGACTTCTTCAAGCCGACGAGTGATCGCGTTGGTAGTTTCGATAATGGCAGTGACGATGGTCCTCCGGACACAGTCATCCGAGGACAGAAGAATATGCAGTCAGTGCATGAACCCTCGCCGGCCAG GAATCAGTTGGACGACACAATAGAACTGCTTAACACACGCAACAAGGCTTTACGCATGATGAATTCTCTGCAGACGAGTAGTGCCGATGTGACAGACGCCAGTATCATTGatgcagatgatgatgacgaggacgaGAGCAGG AGTTCTACTCCTCCCCCACATCCAGCTGGCATCGTCCTACGGCGTCCTGGTTATTACACAATCCCATCCATGGATGAACTTGCTGTTACGACAGATCAAAATGGTGATTGTATTGTAGAGGATTTCACGGTTGGGAGAGAAGGATATGGCTCTGTGTTTTACGCAGGAATCACAAATGTTGCTGGCCTAAATTTAGATGAGATAA TTCATTTCCGTCGAAAAGAAGTGACCGTTTACCCAGAAGACGACAGGAAGCCATCTGTTGGTGAGGGACTCAACAAAAAAGCCGAAGTAACCCTGGATTGCGTCTGGCCAACTGATAAGACAACACACAGCCCAATCAAGGATTTAACGCGGTTGCAGACCATGAACTATCAGTCGAAAATAGAACATTCTACTCACAAACTTGGAGCAAAATTCATAGATTATCGTCCAGACACTGGGTCTTGGGTGTTTGAG gtGAAACATTTCTCAAAGTACGGTTTGATCGATGACTCGGACGACGAAGGCGACAACGCACAGATTGAGAAGGACCCAAAGAAACTCAAACAGATCCTGGACGAGACGCAAAAACAACTGGCTGTCCAG CGTCAACAAATCCAGGTGCAGGAGGAGCAGAAGAGGCTGCAGGACCAGCAGCAGCAGGCTACCCTCAATGGCGTCCTGAAGAACGGGCAGCAGCAGGTCCCCATGCAAcaagatgatgaggatgatgacatGG ACATGGCCGACATCACCCGAGAACGCATGCCAGAGGTGGAGGATAGCGAAGAAGACAAGGAGGTTGAGACTGTTCCTTCGTCACATAGGTTGGCCCACAGCTTTGGTGTGAGTGCCCAGAGCATGCAGGTCATGAAGGCGTCATTCTTTGGGGACGAGGATATTGATGAAGAGATCG CCTTCAAACCTCAACATGaagttcaaaaggatatccgaGGACCACGACCTGTGTCGCCTATTTTCAAGCACCTTCAGATTGACCGCTCAAGTTTATTTGGGCCGAAGACAACATCTCACATCCAGTCACCTCGTCCTGCCAGCCCAAAACCTATGTCCAGTACGAAGGTCAAGGTACCAAGTATGACTTCAG GTCTATTCTCACACTTGCGGTCATCATCTCCCCCAAGAATTATTGCCACGCCAACCCCGTCGGACCATGCCCTCCTCCCGAGCGGCATGCCCCAAGTCGAGAAGATACAGACGATAGTAGCCACGAATATTCGGCAGAAAGTCATTCCATTGAAAAAATCCCTCCTTCACAATAAGCAACATATGATCATGGATGCTGCATCATTTATGAGTCGGTCGTTCCGAGTTGGCTGGGGACCGAACTGGACCCTAGTTCATGCAGGACAGCCAATTGGTGCCGTAGAGAAAG CCACGCCTAGTTTTCCCTCCATCCTACCATCCTCGAAGCCACAAGATGTCAGCCGCGTCGGGGAGACACCATACAAAGTCACATTAGAAAAAATCAACTTCACTCCATATGCTGATAACAAAGATCTAGTTTTAAGAGCTAACTATGTGAAGTCGTTGTCAATTCATTTGAAACACAGTCGCTTGGATGTCGACGGCGAGTTACCGGTGTTTGCCCCTGAAGAGGGCGTGGAAGCACTTCATGAATATGCTAAACAActggaggaagaaaaagaaaatatag GTTCACATCCAGATGCTGCGTGTGTCCATCATACAAGTCTTGTATGGGATCTGTGTGTTGCTCTCTGGGGCGATCTACCtctttatacttttgatgacg ATACCGACCGAGACAGTTATGACTATCGCATGGCAAGAAGAAAAGCAGTGTCACAATGGTTATCAAAAGCTGCCAGTGAAACAATAGAACAAGAAGTCAAAGATGCTAATTTTAAG GGTGACAGTCATTTAAGTGCAATATTCAGTTGTCTGAGTGGAGGTCAGATCCCAGAAGCATGTGAGATTGCAGTTAAAGCAGGCGATCACCGCTTAGCCTTGATGATTTCACAGACTACAGGCAATCATGTATTCAGGTCCATGCTGAAGAAACAGTTGACGAATTGGCATGAAACTAAG GCTGATCAGTTTATGGATCTGGAGCGTTTGAAAATCTATGCCCTCTTGGCTAGCTGCATGGTCTGGGATACCTCGGCCCTGACCGTCAATGTCTGTGAGGATATGGACTGGAAGCGCGCCCTAGCAATTCATCTCTG GTATCATTGTGTTCCAACCTCGACTATCTCCGATGCTGTGCACGAATATGACTGTGCCTTCAAAGGAAAGCGTCAAACAAGTTACTGCGGCCCTCCACACCCTCCGTATTTAGAAAAATTCAAAGACAATGTGAATTCAGTGGAATCTAGGGCAGACAGACGTACCGTTATTAGAGACTGTTGCTACCATATACTGAAACTTTACGGTCAACGCTCACATCGTTTAGAGCGTATTCTTGCCCCGACGACTTCGACCCCGAGTCACTTAGATCATCGACTGAGTTGGCATCTTGCCAATGTGCTACAGTCGCTGAGATACGTTCATTTGTCGGAACAGCACCATGCGATGTTGAATTCGGAGTTTATTGCACAGTTGGAGGCAGAGGGTTTGTGGGAATGGGCGGTGTTTGTTGCACTTCATGACGAGAATAATGAGAG ACGAGAACATGCAGTCCACACTTTATTATCGCGTCACATCACTTTGCGGCAAGACTCCCGACAGAACACAATAGAGAACTTCTTGGTCGAGGAATTACATGTACCGAAACACTGGCTACATGAAGCTAAG GCTCTCCGTGCCCACTATGAAAAGCGTCATCATGATGAAGCCTGGCACTTACTAAAGGCTGGACACTGGAACAAAAGTCATGTTATAGTCATCAGGCATATTGCCACTGACTGTATTATCAATG AGGACTTTACGGAGTTGAAAAGATACCTTGTAGAATTAGCTGCTCCTGAACATGCTGCTATCATCAAAGACTGGAACGTGGCCGGTGGAATATTCTACGATTTCATCAGAATCACGGAAAAACTGGACGCTCTAAAAAAG GGAGAGCCAAGATTGCACGAATTAGAGCGTCTGCATCCTGAGGTGATTTCCTTGTGCAACAGGATCGGTAGCCTCGAGTGCCGCTCCGCCAGGGACAGGCTGTGCCAGTCGGAGATGTCCAAGAGGACGGCCAATCTCCTCCAGGTGTTGCTCATGTTGCAGGACACAAATGGATACCAGGCCCGCCAGAATCATGTACCTGCAAG ATTGCTCGCCCCACATGTTGGGAGGTTGCCAATGCCTGAGGACTATTCTCTCCAGGAACTGCGTAATCTCACAAGGAGTTACTTGATTGAGATGACTATGTGA
- the LOC135493159 gene encoding nuclear pore complex protein Nup98-Nup96-like isoform X3: MFGQQNKTLFGGTSFGGSTSKLGGTFGAATPFGQSASTFGTPAASAFGTPAASTSIFGGTTTGAAGTGSIFGGGTSTFGQQPASSSTGFTTGTASTFGAQPASTGLFGASTSTGGTSLFGTQTTSAATTGTSLFGGFSGATAQAGTVVKFNPTNGTDTMLKNGVSHNISTRHQCITAMKEYEAKSLEELRVEDYLANRKTAQPGATQTSGLFGATTSQPSTGFSAFGQTAAAKTTPFGTSSFGGTTGTSLFGATQPAASGGMFTQTKPAFGTATTSAPSFSFGGTASTGSSLFGQSTQQKSLFGTATTQAGSLFGAAAAATSTGSTGFGFGAATPQTSGIFGAKPTGFGAATTTAATGFQFGQQAAGTSMFGKPAASSSGFSFGGTGSTFGQATTGTSLFGAKPTGLGTTTGFGTTGFGAGLGTTGLGTGSSLLGQQAKPSFGFGTTGSTLGGTTGFTGFGGAGTGLGAGTTATLGQTAAGAGAGQHQLQQQLVNLVQSPYGDSPLFRNLKHDINKEEILKPTNPAAQKAALSAATQFKISSRPVAKIKPKSLQSVNGKAQLFDGLDDEESTYGADTFIPRKSIKKLVIKNHSPNRDMTLPLATNGLDDFPTGPPEGVNDFFKPTSDRVGSFDNGSDDGPPDTVIRGQKNMQSVHEPSPARNQLDDTIELLNTRNKALRMMNSLQTSSADVTDASIIDADDDDEDESRSSTPPPHPAGIVLRRPGYYTIPSMDELAVTTDQNGDCIVEDFTVGREGYGSVFYAGITNVAGLNLDEIIHFRRKEVTVYPEDDRKPSVGEGLNKKAEVTLDCVWPTDKTTHSPIKDLTRLQTMNYQSKIEHSTHKLGAKFIDYRPDTGSWVFEVKHFSKYGLIDDSDDEGDNAQIEKDPKKLKQILDETQKQLAVQRQQIQVQEEQKRLQDQQQQATLNGVLKNGQQQVPMQQDDEDDDMDMADITRERMPEVEDSEEDKEVETVPSSHRLAHSFGVSAQSMQVMKASFFGDEDIDEEIAFKPQHEVQKDIRGPRPVSPIFKHLQIDRSSLFGPKTTSHIQSPRPASPKPMSSTKVKVPSMTSGLFSHLRSSSPPRIIATPTPSDHALLPSGMPQVEKIQTIVATNIRQKVIPLKKSLLHNKQHMIMDAASFMSRSFRVGWGPNWTLVHAGQPIGAVEKATPSFPSILPSSKPQDVSRVGETPYKVTLEKINFTPYADNKDLVLRANYVKSLSIHLKHSRLDVDGELPVFAPEEGVEALHEYAKQLEEEKENIGSHPDAACVHHTSLVWDLCVALWGDLPLYTFDDDTDRDSYDYRMARRKAVSQWLSKAASETIEQEVKDANFKGDSHLSAIFSCLSGGQIPEACEIAVKAGDHRLALMISQTTGNHVFRSMLKKQLTNWHETKADQFMDLERLKIYALLASCMVWDTSALTVNVCEDMDWKRALAIHLWYHCVPTSTISDAVHEYDCAFKGKRQTSYCGPPHPPYLEKFKDNVNSVESRADRRTVIRDCCYHILKLYGQRSHRLERILAPTTSTPSHLDHRLSWHLANVLQSLRYVHLSEQHHAMLNSEFIAQLEAEGLWEWAVFVALHDENNERREHAVHTLLSRHITLRQDSRQNTIENFLVEELHVPKHWLHEAKALRAHYEKRHHDEAWHLLKAGHWNKSHVIVIRHIATDCIINEDFTELKRYLVELAAPEHAAIIKDWNVAGGIFYDFIRITEKLDALKKGEPRLHELERLHPEVISLCNRIGSLECRSARDRLCQSEMSKRTANLLQVLLMLQDTNGYQARQNHVPARLLAPHVGRLPMPEDYSLQELRNLTRSYLIEMTM, from the exons ATGTTTGGACAGCAGAATAAGACGCTATTTGGCGGAACGAGTTTTGGTGGCAGCACAAGTAAGTTAGGAG GTACATTTGGGGCAGCGACTCCCTTTGGTCAGAGTGCGAGTACATTCGGCACTCCAGCAGCATCGGCCTTTGGTACTCCAGCTGCCTCAACGAGTATATTTGGAGGCACCACCACAGGAGCTGCTGGTACGGGCAGTATTTTCGGAGGTGGAACCTCAACATTTGGGCAACAGCCTGCGAGTTCAAGTACAGGATTTA CAACTGGCACTGCCAGCACATTTGGAGCCCAGCCTGCATCTACAGGTCTATTTGGTGCCAGTACATCGACAGGGGGAACGTCCCTGTTCGGAACTCAGACCACGAGCGCTGCAACTACGGGGACAAGTCTTTTCGGAG GCTTCTCCGGTGCGACTGCCCAGGCAGGCACAGTAGTCAAATTCAACCCAACCAATGGCACGGATACCATGTTAAAAAATGGCGTATCCCATAATATCAGCACGCGGCACCAATGCATCACTGCTATGAAAGAATATGAAGCCAAGTCACTGGAAGAATTACGAGTAGAAGATTATCTAGCAAATCGTAAAACTGCACAGCCGGGTGCAACCCAGACGTCGGGTCTGTTTGGTGCCACTACTTCTCAGCCAAGCACAGGATTCTCGGCGTTTGGACAAACTGCAGCCGCAAAGACAACACCCTTTGGCACTT CATCTTTTGGTGGCACCACTGGGACTAGTTTATTTGGTGCAACGCAACCAGCGGCCAGCGGAGGTATGTTCACCCAAACGAAGCCTGCATTTGGTACTGCAACAACGTCGGCGCCATCTTTCAGCTTTGGGGGCACAGCATCTACTGGTTCGTCCTTGTTTGGTCAGAGCACGCAACAGAAGAGCTTGTTTGGCACTGCGACGACCCAAGCTGGGAGTTTATTTGGTGCAGCAGCCGCAGCAACATCGACTGGGAGTACTGGGTTTGGATTTGGTGCAGCCACACCTCAA ACAAGTGGGATATTTGGTGCAAAGCCTACGGGCTTCGGTGCCGCTACAACTACGGCAGCTACTGGCTTCCAATTTGGCCAACAGGCTGCTGGCACGTCGATGTTTGGTAAACCAGCGGCAAGCAGTTCAGGATTCAGTTTTGGTGGAACTGGAAGTACTTTCG GTCAAGCAACCACTGGGACCAGCCTGTTTGGTGCCAAGCCAACTGGCTTGGGAACAACAACAGGATTTGGCACGACTGGATTTGGAGCCGGTCTAGGGACCACTGGTCTTGGCACAGGATCATCCCTCTTAGGACAACAGGCCAAGCCATCATTCGGGTTTGGTACCACTGGTAGTACCCTTGGTGGGACGACGGGGTTTACTGGTTTTGGTGGAGCGGGAACAGGCTTGGGTGCTGGAACTACAGCAACACTGGGACA AACTGCTGCAGGTGCAGGGGCAGGGCAGCATCAACTTCAGCAACAGTTAGTCAACTTGGTCCAGTCACCCTATGGAGATTCGCCTTTGTTCAGAAACCTCAAACAT GATATCAATAAAGAAGAGATTTTGAAGCCGACCAATCCAGCCGCCCAGAAGGCCGCCCTGTCTGCCGCTACACAATTTAAGATCAGCAGTCGACCCGTTGCGAAGATAAAGCCCAAGTCACTCCAGTCTGTTAATGGCAAG GCCCAGCTATTTGACGGTTTAGATGATGAAGAATCTACGTATGGAGCTGACACCTTCATCCCAAGAAAAAGCATCAAGAAACTTGTGATTAAGAACCACTCGCCAAACAGAGACATGACGCTGCCGCTGGCGACCAATGGCCTTGATGATTTTCCAACCGGCCCACCAGAGGGGGTTAATGACTTCTTCAAGCCGACGAGTGATCGCGTTGGTAGTTTCGATAATGGCAGTGACGATGGTCCTCCGGACACAGTCATCCGAGGACAGAAGAATATGCAGTCAGTGCATGAACCCTCGCCGGCCAG GAATCAGTTGGACGACACAATAGAACTGCTTAACACACGCAACAAGGCTTTACGCATGATGAATTCTCTGCAGACGAGTAGTGCCGATGTGACAGACGCCAGTATCATTGatgcagatgatgatgacgaggacgaGAGCAGG AGTTCTACTCCTCCCCCACATCCAGCTGGCATCGTCCTACGGCGTCCTGGTTATTACACAATCCCATCCATGGATGAACTTGCTGTTACGACAGATCAAAATGGTGATTGTATTGTAGAGGATTTCACGGTTGGGAGAGAAGGATATGGCTCTGTGTTTTACGCAGGAATCACAAATGTTGCTGGCCTAAATTTAGATGAGATAA TTCATTTCCGTCGAAAAGAAGTGACCGTTTACCCAGAAGACGACAGGAAGCCATCTGTTGGTGAGGGACTCAACAAAAAAGCCGAAGTAACCCTGGATTGCGTCTGGCCAACTGATAAGACAACACACAGCCCAATCAAGGATTTAACGCGGTTGCAGACCATGAACTATCAGTCGAAAATAGAACATTCTACTCACAAACTTGGAGCAAAATTCATAGATTATCGTCCAGACACTGGGTCTTGGGTGTTTGAG gtGAAACATTTCTCAAAGTACGGTTTGATCGATGACTCGGACGACGAAGGCGACAACGCACAGATTGAGAAGGACCCAAAGAAACTCAAACAGATCCTGGACGAGACGCAAAAACAACTGGCTGTCCAG CGTCAACAAATCCAGGTGCAGGAGGAGCAGAAGAGGCTGCAGGACCAGCAGCAGCAGGCTACCCTCAATGGCGTCCTGAAGAACGGGCAGCAGCAGGTCCCCATGCAAcaagatgatgaggatgatgacatGG ACATGGCCGACATCACCCGAGAACGCATGCCAGAGGTGGAGGATAGCGAAGAAGACAAGGAGGTTGAGACTGTTCCTTCGTCACATAGGTTGGCCCACAGCTTTGGTGTGAGTGCCCAGAGCATGCAGGTCATGAAGGCGTCATTCTTTGGGGACGAGGATATTGATGAAGAGATCG CCTTCAAACCTCAACATGaagttcaaaaggatatccgaGGACCACGACCTGTGTCGCCTATTTTCAAGCACCTTCAGATTGACCGCTCAAGTTTATTTGGGCCGAAGACAACATCTCACATCCAGTCACCTCGTCCTGCCAGCCCAAAACCTATGTCCAGTACGAAGGTCAAGGTACCAAGTATGACTTCAG GTCTATTCTCACACTTGCGGTCATCATCTCCCCCAAGAATTATTGCCACGCCAACCCCGTCGGACCATGCCCTCCTCCCGAGCGGCATGCCCCAAGTCGAGAAGATACAGACGATAGTAGCCACGAATATTCGGCAGAAAGTCATTCCATTGAAAAAATCCCTCCTTCACAATAAGCAACATATGATCATGGATGCTGCATCATTTATGAGTCGGTCGTTCCGAGTTGGCTGGGGACCGAACTGGACCCTAGTTCATGCAGGACAGCCAATTGGTGCCGTAGAGAAAG CCACGCCTAGTTTTCCCTCCATCCTACCATCCTCGAAGCCACAAGATGTCAGCCGCGTCGGGGAGACACCATACAAAGTCACATTAGAAAAAATCAACTTCACTCCATATGCTGATAACAAAGATCTAGTTTTAAGAGCTAACTATGTGAAGTCGTTGTCAATTCATTTGAAACACAGTCGCTTGGATGTCGACGGCGAGTTACCGGTGTTTGCCCCTGAAGAGGGCGTGGAAGCACTTCATGAATATGCTAAACAActggaggaagaaaaagaaaatatag GTTCACATCCAGATGCTGCGTGTGTCCATCATACAAGTCTTGTATGGGATCTGTGTGTTGCTCTCTGGGGCGATCTACCtctttatacttttgatgacg ATACCGACCGAGACAGTTATGACTATCGCATGGCAAGAAGAAAAGCAGTGTCACAATGGTTATCAAAAGCTGCCAGTGAAACAATAGAACAAGAAGTCAAAGATGCTAATTTTAAG GGTGACAGTCATTTAAGTGCAATATTCAGTTGTCTGAGTGGAGGTCAGATCCCAGAAGCATGTGAGATTGCAGTTAAAGCAGGCGATCACCGCTTAGCCTTGATGATTTCACAGACTACAGGCAATCATGTATTCAGGTCCATGCTGAAGAAACAGTTGACGAATTGGCATGAAACTAAG GCTGATCAGTTTATGGATCTGGAGCGTTTGAAAATCTATGCCCTCTTGGCTAGCTGCATGGTCTGGGATACCTCGGCCCTGACCGTCAATGTCTGTGAGGATATGGACTGGAAGCGCGCCCTAGCAATTCATCTCTG GTATCATTGTGTTCCAACCTCGACTATCTCCGATGCTGTGCACGAATATGACTGTGCCTTCAAAGGAAAGCGTCAAACAAGTTACTGCGGCCCTCCACACCCTCCGTATTTAGAAAAATTCAAAGACAATGTGAATTCAGTGGAATCTAGGGCAGACAGACGTACCGTTATTAGAGACTGTTGCTACCATATACTGAAACTTTACGGTCAACGCTCACATCGTTTAGAGCGTATTCTTGCCCCGACGACTTCGACCCCGAGTCACTTAGATCATCGACTGAGTTGGCATCTTGCCAATGTGCTACAGTCGCTGAGATACGTTCATTTGTCGGAACAGCACCATGCGATGTTGAATTCGGAGTTTATTGCACAGTTGGAGGCAGAGGGTTTGTGGGAATGGGCGGTGTTTGTTGCACTTCATGACGAGAATAATGAGAG ACGAGAACATGCAGTCCACACTTTATTATCGCGTCACATCACTTTGCGGCAAGACTCCCGACAGAACACAATAGAGAACTTCTTGGTCGAGGAATTACATGTACCGAAACACTGGCTACATGAAGCTAAG GCTCTCCGTGCCCACTATGAAAAGCGTCATCATGATGAAGCCTGGCACTTACTAAAGGCTGGACACTGGAACAAAAGTCATGTTATAGTCATCAGGCATATTGCCACTGACTGTATTATCAATG AGGACTTTACGGAGTTGAAAAGATACCTTGTAGAATTAGCTGCTCCTGAACATGCTGCTATCATCAAAGACTGGAACGTGGCCGGTGGAATATTCTACGATTTCATCAGAATCACGGAAAAACTGGACGCTCTAAAAAAG GGAGAGCCAAGATTGCACGAATTAGAGCGTCTGCATCCTGAGGTGATTTCCTTGTGCAACAGGATCGGTAGCCTCGAGTGCCGCTCCGCCAGGGACAGGCTGTGCCAGTCGGAGATGTCCAAGAGGACGGCCAATCTCCTCCAGGTGTTGCTCATGTTGCAGGACACAAATGGATACCAGGCCCGCCAGAATCATGTACCTGCAAG ATTGCTCGCCCCACATGTTGGGAGGTTGCCAATGCCTGAGGACTATTCTCTCCAGGAACTGCGTAATCTCACAAGGAGTTACTTGATTGAGATGACTATGTGA